GGGCCCTGCCGGGCACGGCGGTGGGGCTGCGGCGGTCGTGGTGCTCCGCGCTGCTGGGTGGCGTCACCAGCAGCGCGGAAGAACGTGGGGTGCCCTTCGAGGCGAGCAGCCGCCAGGACGGACCAGGTTGCTACTACAGCGTCCGTCTACAGTGTAGACGCTACCTGTAGGAGCGTGGTTCTGCGAACGCGGCTAGGGTCGACGGGACGTCGCCGCGGGTCTCGCAGTGCCGTGGTGGTCGCACCTGGCGGCTCGAGCCGACCGAGGGGGCGACGTCCGTGGCAGCTACCAGCTCTGAGCCGACCGTGCCCGAGCACGAGGAGGGGACCGTGCCCCCGTCCGGGTCGTCGCGCCGCGCAGGTGGCACAGCCGGAGCGCCGGGACGGACGGCGCTGAGCCGCGAGGTGGTGCTGTCGGCCGCGCTGGACCTGGTCGACTCCGAAGGTCTCGACGCCCTGACGATGCGGCGCCTGGGCCAGCGCCTGCACCGCGATCCCATGGCCCTGTACCGCTACGCGGCCAACCGGGACGCGCTGCTGGACGGCGTGGTCGAGCTCGTGCTCGCCCAGCTCGAGGTCCCCGCCGTCACCGACCTGGCCGGTGTCGGCGGGTCTGAGGTCGAAGGCCCGGGTGGCTGGCGGGGTCAGCTGCGCGCCACCGCGCACGCCTTCCGGCGCCTGGCCCTGTCGCACCCCCACGTCGTGCCGCTGCTGGTGACGCGCCCGCTGGCCACACCGCTGGGGCTGCGACCCCTCGGCACGCTGCGCCCGCTGGAGCAGCTCCTCGAGCTGCTGGTCGCCGCCGGTTTCGACCCCGTCGACGCGCTGCACGTCTACCGCATCTTCTTCGGGTTCCTGCACGGCCACGTCCTCAACGAGCTGCAGGAGCTGGTCGCCGCCCCCGAGGAGGACGACGACGTGCTGCGCCTGGGGCTGCACCGCCTGCCGCTCAGGGAGTTCCCCCGAGTGCGCTCCCTGGCCAGCGCCCTGGCCGACTTCGA
This portion of the Quadrisphaera setariae genome encodes:
- a CDS encoding TetR/AcrR family transcriptional regulator; this translates as MPPSGSSRRAGGTAGAPGRTALSREVVLSAALDLVDSEGLDALTMRRLGQRLHRDPMALYRYAANRDALLDGVVELVLAQLEVPAVTDLAGVGGSEVEGPGGWRGQLRATAHAFRRLALSHPHVVPLLVTRPLATPLGLRPLGTLRPLEQLLELLVAAGFDPVDALHVYRIFFGFLHGHVLNELQELVAAPEEDDDVLRLGLHRLPLREFPRVRSLASALADFDGAHELDKGLDVLLDGLDLHLHPRA